AAGTCGAACATGTCCATGATGCTGCCCGCGCTGGCGTCGAACGAGCCGCCGCCGAGGCGCGTGCCGCCGAGCCAGTTGTCCTCGATGAAGCGCACCACCGAGGCCTGCGAGATACGCGTGTGGGCCACGTAGTTCTGTTTGGCCCAGGGCGAGATCACCAGGAAGGGGATGCGCGTGCCGGGGCCGCAGCGGCCGTTGACCGGCTTGCCGCGCAGGCCCGCCATCGGCGTGCCGCGTCCGCAATGGCCGGCGCCGTCGAGCTGGTCGGCCTGCGGGTCGAAGGACGGGTTGGTGGTGTAGGCGAAGGCATGGTCGTACCAGCCGTCGGAGTCGTCCCAGGTCACGATCACGGCGGTGTCCTTCCAGCCGGGCTGGTGCTCGAGGAAGTTAACCACGCGGGTGACGAAGGCCTGTTCGTCCAGCGGATCGGAATACCCGGCGTGGCCGTCCTCGTAGGCCGGCGCCTTGAGGTAGCTCACCGCCGGGTAGTTGCCCGCCTTGACCGCGGCGAAGAAGTCGCGCAGCGCGTACTCGTGGTTGGCCGGATCGCGCTTGTGCGTGCCGGGCTCGTAGGTGTGGCCGATGGCGGTGATCGAGCTGGGTCGCGCGTGGGTCGGGTTGGCGGTCGACTTGAAGTACTGGAACCAGTCGTGGTGCGGGATGTAGTCCTTCACCGTTTCATGCACAGTGGCCGAATAGGTGCTGCGACCGCAGCCGGTGGTGCCGTTGGCGTTCTTGGCCTTGAGATCGAAGCCGCCCATGAAGCCGCCCCAGGTGATGCCCTTGGCGTTGAGCAGGTCGCCGATGTTGCGGCCTTCCAGCATCACCTGGTTCTTGGCATTGGAGCACACGTCGTAGGCCGGATCGACGTCGTTGATCAGGGTGTGGCCGCCCTGGCCGTCCTTGATGTAATACGAGTAGGCGTCCATGCGGAACGGCTTGTGCGTGGTGTGCACGAGCCTGAGTCCGTCGGTCTGCCCCGAGACCACTTCCAGTGCGCCCGGCGTCGACGGGCCGTAGGTGTCGGTGTAGGCGTTGTCGCTCATGGCGAAGTGCTGGGCGTACTGCCACATGGCCATCACCGTGTTGCCGTCGAAATAACCCATGACCTGACCCTTGGTGCCGAAGGCGCCGGCACCGCCGGACGTGCCCTTGCCGGTGTATTTCGGGAACAGGTCGGCCTTGCCGCCGTTGTAGGCCATCTGCTCGGCGGTGTAGGCGTGGTTTTGGTCGGCGGTGGCCGCCTGCGTGCGGTCGAGGCGGAAGGGTTCGGCGGCATCCGCGCCGTTGGCCGGGTTGAGTGCGTTGGGGTTGTGCGTCAGCAGTCCCGCACGGGCGAGGTTGTTCACCTCGGGCGTGCCCGGCAGGGCGTGGAAGGCCGGCTCGCCCGGCGGGTTCGCGGCCTTGGGGTAGGTCGCGAAGTAGTGATCGAAGGAGACGTTTTCCTGGTAAATCACCACGACGTGCTTGATCGGGGTGAGCGTGTCGGCGTGCGCCGTCCCGACGACGGCCAGCAGCAGTGTGGGGACGAGGGTTGGGGCGAAGCGCATGTTTATTCTCCTGTTGTGTCCATGCCCGGCGGAATCCCACGGCGCGGCAAGTTTTGCGCCATCTACGGCGGCCTTGCACCGTGGCGTGCGATAGCGGCGGATAGCATGACGCGCGCCTGTGATGTTTTTATTTAGGTTCCGTTCACGCTGCCGAATGGCACCGTTGAGTCTGAAAAATCGCCGTTCGGTCGCGTGAACGCATCTTGGGTATGCGAGGCGACAGGTTCGGCAACGCACCTCCGCAACATGCGGGTTCCGGGCCGTTGCGCGCAGTACGGTTTTACGGGGTCATGTCGCCAGCCTATTGCCTGAGGCGTTTGAGCAGCGTCTGCTGCTTGGAATAGGCGTCGGGGAGATTGCCGTAATGCAGGGATGCCGTGCAGTCCTTCAGCGCCGCCCGCAATTGACCGAGATGCATTTTGGCGTAGCAGCGGTTGTTGTAGGCAATGGCGATGGTGTCGCGGTCCGACAGCGCATCGTCATATAAGTAGGTGTAGGTGTTCAGCGCCTTGAGCATGGACTCGAGTTTGCCCTGATTGCCATAAAGTATCGAAATCCTGATCGCGGCATAGGAGCGGTAGTCGCTTTCCGAGGCGGCCACCTGGGCGAGGTCGCGCTCCGCGGCGGACAGGTCGCGCAGGGATTCGTAGGCCCGCCCGCGCCAGTAGCGCGCATGCAGACTGCCGCTATTTTCCATTCTTGCGGTGCAGGCATCGACCGCTTCTCGGTAGTGTTTCAGGTGAAACAGCGATGCGCAGAGCAGGTCACTATACCCGCCTCGACCCGAGCCGCCGCGCATGAGATCGGCGGCCTTGTCGTACGCGGCCTCCTGGAGATATTGCTTCCGGTGGCTATAGATGTCGGCCAGGTCGTCGAGCAGCCGGGCATGGATTTCATCTCTTTCGGACGGTGTCGTGAAATGTGTGTGGGCCAGGTCGGCAATAGCGCGCCGATAGAGTTTCTCGGCGTTGTCGTACTGGCCCTGCCGATACCACACCAGGGCGGTCAGACGGTCCATCGTGAAGTTGTTGTTGCGGGTGTTGCCGGAGGTCAATTGATTGTCGCTGCCCATGATGTTCGCCGCCAGCTGCAGAAACGCGCCGGCATAACGTTCGGCGCCGCGGGTATTGATCATCTGGCCGAGGATATCGCCGAGCGTTTCCGAGAAATGGGCCTTGTCGCTGTAGTTGTAGAGTTGCAGCGCTGCGTAGGCGCGGTTCTCCAGGTCGCTGGAGTCCATCTGCACCATGGCCGATTCGACGCAACGCGTGCGCTCGTCGCCATGTTCCTCGAGGCAGGACACGGATGCCGCATTCAGCAGGTCCGCGTAGAGCTGCAGGTAGAGCATCCGAATCGGTGCGTGAGGCGCTGCCGTTCCGGCATGGCGGTCCACGAATGCCCGCATGGCTTCTATGGACCCGCCCCATTTCGGTTCCAGTGTCGTCAGACGCTGACGATACAGGGGGTAGTAATCGGGAAACTGCTGGGTGCTGCGATGGAAGGCGGCCGCCATGTCCGTCGTGTTGCCCGTGCCGCTCAGGATGTAGAGCAGCAGAAAGGCGCTGTAAGGGTCGGTATGATCCAGTTGTATCGATCGGGACACGTCGTCCAGTGCCTGCGCGATGTGTCGTGCGAACGCCTTGAGGTGCGCGGGCTGCACGTCGTTCACGAAACGGTCGCCGCGAATCATCCAGCCCGTTCGATAGCCGTACAGGGCGCGAACGAGATAGGGCATCGGGGATTGCGGCGCGCGCGCGACCCATTCGTCCAGGCGTTTGCCGAATATCGGCTCCCCGGGCTGCGCGACGTATTCGACAAGCGTTGCGAATGGATTGAAATGCCAAGCCTGTATGCTGCTTTGGCTAAGCCGTCGGGTCAGGGTTTTGTCGGCAGCGGCGAAGTCGCGCCGTAGGATGTCGGCGCGCACCTGCCGGGCATCGGCATAAAGGGTCCGATATGGCGGGCGCTGGCCGATGATTCTGTTTGCTTCGCGGTCGATCCGTGCCGCGAGTGGCGAGGCGGGGGTGGCCGCCGGTGGCGCGGCCTTGCCTATCAACCGGTTTTGCCATAGCGCAGCGGCGCCGGCGATGAGCGCGATGAGCAACAGCGCGAGCAGCAGTCGCAGGCGAGGCATGGCCTCGCGTTTCGTGCCGGTCTGCATGGCCTGGGTCCCTTTTGTCTCACGCATCCGATCCGGGATCGGATGCGTATAAGTTCTTATGTCGGGTGCTGACTGTACCTGAGAGTATCGGCCCCCGATATGACCGCGCAGTGACCGAGGGAGGCTGCCGCCGGCTAGGTGCTGCCATCGGCCGTTTAAATCGTAGCCGCCGGACAGTCCGGGGGGGGCGACGGCGGTCCGTTACCTCGAGCGCGCCGTCCGCATCAGTGCAGCGACGGACGTGGGGCGCTATACCCTGAACTTGCCAACCAGGCGTTGAAGTTCATCCGCAAGACCCGACATTCTGCGACCTGCCTGCGCAATCTGATGGGCCGATTCGCCCGTCTGCTCGGTCGCTACGCTGATATTCGAGATGTTTTCGTTCATTTCCGTGGAGACCGCGCTCTGTTCTTCGGCGGCGGTGGCAATTTGCGTGGTCATGTCGGTTATTTTGCCGACGGCCCCGGAAATGGCCGTGAGGCGTTCGCCGGATGTGCCGGCAAGCGTGACGCTGCGTTCCACGCCCTGCTGGCTGACCTTCATCGCCTGCACGGCCTTTTTGGCCGCTGCCTGCAGATTGGCGATCATGTTCTGGATTTCCTGGGTCGATTCCTGCGTGCGCTTGGCGAGCGTGCGGACTTCGTCGGCCACGACCGCGAAGCCCCGGCCCATCTCGCCCGCACGGGCGGCCTCGATGGCCGCGTTAAGGGCCAGCAGGTTGGTCTGGTCGGTAATGCCTCGGATCACGTCGAGTATGGTGCCGATTTCCTCGCTGCTCTGGTCTACCTGGTGGATGACGCTGGAGACGTTTTCGATGTCGGCAGCGGCGTTGCGTATCGCTTGTATGGCTTCCTCGACAGCGTGATTTCCGGCACCGACCTCGTGATCGGCCTGTTGGGCGGCGCTGGCCGATTCGGTGGCGTTTTTGGCCACCTCATGCGAGGTGGCGCTCATTTCGTGCATCGCCGCAGCGATTTGCGTGATTTCCGATACCTGGCGGGAAATGGCGTTTTCGGTATTGCCGATCGATGCGGAAAGATCGTTCGCAAAGGTGGCGATGCGGGTCGACGACTCGGTGAGCTCGCGCATGATGGTCTTGAGTTGGGCACGCATCGCATTGAGGCCTGAACAGAGCTGCCCGATTTCATCTCGGCTGTGATGGATGAGTTCCTCGCCACCCAAATCGCCGGCGGCGATCCGATTGAGTTCACGTGAAACGACAGGGATCTTGCGCACGATCCGGAAAAGGGCGGCACCGCCCGCCGCAAGTGCACCGAGGATGATCAGCAAGGCGAGAAACAGCGTCCACTGGGTATGGATCACAGAGCGTTGTTGTTGTGCCAGCAGTGTATGTGCCCGAGCCTGGGAGGCTTCGACGAAGGGATTGACCATTTCGAAAATGCTATCGGCGGCGCTATCGAATCCGGTCATCAGCTTGTTGCCGGCATCCGTCCCCTGGTTGACATAAGCGTCGGCCATGTCCTTGCCGGCCTGATAGTAGCGGTCGAATTTTTCTTGCATCGCGCGATATTCATCCTGCCGACGAGGGTCTAGGGCGATCAGTTTGGCGATGAGCGCATGGAACCGTTGCCGGTATTCTGCTGCCGATTTCAGATCGTCCTGCAGGCTGTCTTGTTGCCGCATCGCGCCGGCATCGGAGAAAAACTGCTGTACCTGGACGACCGCAATCTCCATTTGATAGGCGTACTCCATGATCGGGATGTCGTTCTGACGCAGATTGGCGCTGTCGACCCGGATTCTGTCAGCGTTGACGATGATCAAGGCGAAGGACACGAGCAGTACGGCGGCTATGGACGCCCCCATCAGCCCGAATTTCAGGTTCAATGATAGATTTTTCATGTGGCCTCCGATCCTGTGCCGAGCTGGCGGCATATCCTTGCCGTTGCGAACCCGAGTGGGTTGATGGGAACGCCATGCTCGTCCGATGTTGTGCGGTGAAATGCCCTTGTCCGATTCAGAGCGCGCATACGCGCGTGCCGTTAGAGTTATTGGACAGACTGGGCCTAGCATGCCACCGGCCGCGGAATTTTTGAATGATAATTTTATCAATCAATAAATAATAATAATGTGATGCGTCTTATTCCGCCGCGCGCAGCAGGTCGGCCAGTACGCGGGCGTTGTTGTGCTGCGTGTCGCGGGTGGCGTAGAGCAGGGTCAGGGGGCTGCCGACGGCGAGCGCGCGCAACCGTTCGACTTGTGTGGCCTTGTCGGCCAGCTCCTCGCGATAGCGTTGCGCGAATGCGTCAAACCGCTCAGGCTGGTGCGAGAACCAGCGGCGCAATTCATCGGAAGGCGCGATGTCGGGAAGCCAGAAATCCAGTCGCGCATCTGCGCGACGGATGCCGCGCGGCCAGAGACGATCAACCAGCACGCGCCGACCGTCATTGCGGTCGGGCGAGTCGTAGATGCGTTTGCAGCGGATGTCCATGCGGCGATCACCTGTCGGCATCGTGCGGCGAGGCGTTATCGTAACGCGCCGGAATGCGGGCTGCATGGCGTGAGTGGGGGGGGCGGGCCATATCGCCTCTTGAGAGGCTGGCGGCACCGCGAAGGGGTTTGGCTAATGATATATCCGGCCACGGAACAGGGCCATGGATGGTGCCGAGGAGAGGACTTGAACCTCCACGGGGTTTCCCCCACTAGCACCTGAAGCTAGCGCGTCTACCAATTTCGCCACCTCGGCATTGCAGCAGTGCTGCAAACGAGCGCGCAATCTACAGCGCCCCTTTCTGCTTGTCAATCCATTATGATGCCAAGATTGTGCTTTGCGTCCGTCCCCGCCGGGTTTGGCGGGAGGATGGGGCGCCTCTGAATGGATGCTTATGACGAAACGAACGAAAAAAGGCTTGAAGGACCCTCATCTCGACCGCGAAGCGTCGAAGTACGAACGGCCTATTCCCAGCCGCGAGCTGATCCTGC
The Acidihalobacter prosperus DNA segment above includes these coding regions:
- a CDS encoding phospholipase C, yielding MRFAPTLVPTLLLAVVGTAHADTLTPIKHVVVIYQENVSFDHYFATYPKAANPPGEPAFHALPGTPEVNNLARAGLLTHNPNALNPANGADAAEPFRLDRTQAATADQNHAYTAEQMAYNGGKADLFPKYTGKGTSGGAGAFGTKGQVMGYFDGNTVMAMWQYAQHFAMSDNAYTDTYGPSTPGALEVVSGQTDGLRLVHTTHKPFRMDAYSYYIKDGQGGHTLINDVDPAYDVCSNAKNQVMLEGRNIGDLLNAKGITWGGFMGGFDLKAKNANGTTGCGRSTYSATVHETVKDYIPHHDWFQYFKSTANPTHARPSSITAIGHTYEPGTHKRDPANHEYALRDFFAAVKAGNYPAVSYLKAPAYEDGHAGYSDPLDEQAFVTRVVNFLEHQPGWKDTAVIVTWDDSDGWYDHAFAYTTNPSFDPQADQLDGAGHCGRGTPMAGLRGKPVNGRCGPGTRIPFLVISPWAKQNYVAHTRISQASVVRFIEDNWLGGTRLGGGSFDASAGSIMDMFDFTGKGDAPKLFLNEKTGTPVVHS
- a CDS encoding tetratricopeptide repeat protein, whose product is MQTGTKREAMPRLRLLLALLLIALIAGAAALWQNRLIGKAAPPAATPASPLAARIDREANRIIGQRPPYRTLYADARQVRADILRRDFAAADKTLTRRLSQSSIQAWHFNPFATLVEYVAQPGEPIFGKRLDEWVARAPQSPMPYLVRALYGYRTGWMIRGDRFVNDVQPAHLKAFARHIAQALDDVSRSIQLDHTDPYSAFLLLYILSGTGNTTDMAAAFHRSTQQFPDYYPLYRQRLTTLEPKWGGSIEAMRAFVDRHAGTAAPHAPIRMLYLQLYADLLNAASVSCLEEHGDERTRCVESAMVQMDSSDLENRAYAALQLYNYSDKAHFSETLGDILGQMINTRGAERYAGAFLQLAANIMGSDNQLTSGNTRNNNFTMDRLTALVWYRQGQYDNAEKLYRRAIADLAHTHFTTPSERDEIHARLLDDLADIYSHRKQYLQEAAYDKAADLMRGGSGRGGYSDLLCASLFHLKHYREAVDACTARMENSGSLHARYWRGRAYESLRDLSAAERDLAQVAASESDYRSYAAIRISILYGNQGKLESMLKALNTYTYLYDDALSDRDTIAIAYNNRCYAKMHLGQLRAALKDCTASLHYGNLPDAYSKQQTLLKRLRQ
- a CDS encoding methyl-accepting chemotaxis protein — translated: MLGPVCPITLTARAYARSESDKGISPHNIGRAWRSHQPTRVRNGKDMPPARHRIGGHMKNLSLNLKFGLMGASIAAVLLVSFALIIVNADRIRVDSANLRQNDIPIMEYAYQMEIAVVQVQQFFSDAGAMRQQDSLQDDLKSAAEYRQRFHALIAKLIALDPRRQDEYRAMQEKFDRYYQAGKDMADAYVNQGTDAGNKLMTGFDSAADSIFEMVNPFVEASQARAHTLLAQQQRSVIHTQWTLFLALLIILGALAAGGAALFRIVRKIPVVSRELNRIAAGDLGGEELIHHSRDEIGQLCSGLNAMRAQLKTIMRELTESSTRIATFANDLSASIGNTENAISRQVSEITQIAAAMHEMSATSHEVAKNATESASAAQQADHEVGAGNHAVEEAIQAIRNAAADIENVSSVIHQVDQSSEEIGTILDVIRGITDQTNLLALNAAIEAARAGEMGRGFAVVADEVRTLAKRTQESTQEIQNMIANLQAAAKKAVQAMKVSQQGVERSVTLAGTSGERLTAISGAVGKITDMTTQIATAAEEQSAVSTEMNENISNISVATEQTGESAHQIAQAGRRMSGLADELQRLVGKFRV
- a CDS encoding DUF488 domain-containing protein, which gives rise to MDIRCKRIYDSPDRNDGRRVLVDRLWPRGIRRADARLDFWLPDIAPSDELRRWFSHQPERFDAFAQRYREELADKATQVERLRALAVGSPLTLLYATRDTQHNNARVLADLLRAAE